The [Clostridium] colinum genome includes the window ATTAGAACCAGCCCTTGATACAACAAGGTTACTAACAGCTAAAAAATGTTTTAATTCATCTGTTGCATATTCTATTTGATAATATCCTTCTTTATTTATAGATCTATCTACATTATTTTTACCACATAAATGTATTATATTAAAATCTTTTAAAAGAACATCTAAGCATTCTCTCAAAATAGTATTAATTTTTACAGAGCCTAAAGACCCACCCATAACTAAAATAATAGGTTTGTTATTTTTAAAATTACATATTTTTAGACCTTGATCTTTAGAACCTTCAAAAAGTTCTACTCTTATAGGAGTTCCTGTTAATATAGCTTTATTTTTAGGAATATTTTCTAATGCTTCTGGAAAAGTAGTACAAACTTTTTTTGCAAAAGGTATAGATATTTTGTTGGCAAGCCCTGGAGATATATCGGATTCATGTATTATAATAGGTACTTTGTTAAAATATCCACCTATAACAACTGGAACGCTAACAAATCCACCTTTAGAAAATATTATATTAGGTTTAATTTTTTTTATAATAGATGTGGCATCTGTTACTCCTTTTGTTACTCTAAAACTATCTGTAATATTTTTAAAATCTAAATATCTTCTAAGTTTACCAGTAGATATTTCATAATAATCTATATCTAAAGGCTTAATAAGAGTTTTTTCTATACCATCTTTACTCCCTATATAGCTTATATGATATCCTTTTTCTTTTAAAAAAGGTATTAATGCAATATTTGGATTTACGTGTCCGGCTGTACCCCCACCAGTTAAAACTATTTTTTTCAAAAAATCACCTCTATAATTATATATTTTATTTTAAAAATTATTGATATATTATATGAAAAGTAATAGTTAATTATAATATTTTAGTAAAAATTATAACTAGCTATTACTTGAGGTTGTAGACAAAGTCTATAACTTGTCAAAAAAATAATCTTGTTATTTTTTTGAGGTGCTGTATGAAAAAAACTGATTTATTCGCATAAGGGCTAAAGCCACTATAAATCTAGCTTTTTACACAATATAAGGCAAAGCCCCATATTGTGATTAGAATTTTTATGCCTTGCATAAACTTTTTATGTAAAGCATAAAAATAAAAAAATTACTCATAAAATATTTTGTCTACAGTCTGTATTACTTTTTAATAATTAAAAATAATTAAGAAATTGTTTTTATTAAATTATAATTTTTTTGTTCTTCATATGTTAAAGAAATATTATCATTTAAGTTATAGTTTAAAATATTTAAATTATCTTTGATAGGTATTGCAAAATATTTTTCATTATTATCAATTTTTATAAAAATATAACTATTACCATCAATAATAATTTCTTTAAGGTATGTTATTTTACCTTGTATATTATTAGATTTTATATTATTATTTACACTTATATTACTTTTATAAAGTAAATCTATATAGTTATTTTCACATTCAGAAACAGTGTCTCCAATAGCTACTATTTGATATTTTTCTATATTAACCATAGCATATTTTTTTACAAGTCCAGCTCCATCTTTTAATGACATAAAGTAAGTAGGTTGGTTTGAAATATTTAATAAAATAGGGAAAGTAGCTTTATATCCTAAATTTTGTACTTGACCTTCTGCAGAAGCCATAGCAGAGGTTTCTTGAGCACCTGAGATAGTATAATATTTGGCCTCACCAGTACGTTGGTTCATAAGAACAAAACCAACATTAGATTTATCTCCACCAACAGAGGTTACACCAGTATAAACATAAACATCATCATTTAATGCAATATAGTTATATCCTTCTGTTGTTTTAAGACAGCCTTTTTGCCCTAATATACTGTTTAGATATCCATTTTTTAACATTCCATAATAATTATAGTAAGATATTAAAAGGTCGGCAGAATAAACAGAGTCTACCCAATTAGGAACATCTTTAATATTATACTCTTTTAGTTCTCCAGTTATAGCATTTAATAAAATAACTTTTTTTAAAATAGGTCCACCAAATAAACCTATGGAGTATGTTTTAACAGGACATATCCAATAAGGAGTACCATTATCGTCTATTTCAAAGTTAATTTTATCAAATATGTAAGTTGGATAATTAAATCTAAGATAGCGATTTACATTTCTATTTAAAGGTTCAGAAAAAGAATATTTTATGCCTTTATCTAGCTTTACAAGGTTTACTTCTTGAGTTGCCATATCTATCATCATATAAGCTGGAATACCATTTTTACGATTTGTCAACCATTTAAAAATGTTACCATAGTCAAGAGGAGTAACTCGTGTGGGTTTAGATTTATAGTTTATTTGTGTATAAAGATTATTTACTTCAAATTGAGATACCATATCTACCATACTTCCCATTTTTCTAGAGCCTAAATTTATAGCAGTATCTTTATCTACTAAGGGTATCTCATCATAAGATATTTGTTTTATATCTTGTGTAAAATTACTATCTTTTATATTTATTAAAGATTGATATTTTTTTGCACTTATAATAGGAGATGAAAGTATGAGACCTATTACGTAAACAATAGCTAGCAATATAGCTAAAAATATAGTAAAATTAATAATTTTTGGATTAGCATTTCTAAATTTTACTATTTTATATATACTAATACCTATAAATAATAAACCTATAACAAAAATCCATAAATCAGAAGA containing:
- a CDS encoding undecaprenyldiphospho-muramoylpentapeptide beta-N-acetylglucosaminyltransferase, with the protein product MKKIVLTGGGTAGHVNPNIALIPFLKEKGYHISYIGSKDGIEKTLIKPLDIDYYEISTGKLRRYLDFKNITDSFRVTKGVTDATSIIKKIKPNIIFSKGGFVSVPVVIGGYFNKVPIIIHESDISPGLANKISIPFAKKVCTTFPEALENIPKNKAILTGTPIRVELFEGSKDQGLKICNFKNNKPIILVMGGSLGSVKINTILRECLDVLLKDFNIIHLCGKNNVDRSINKEGYYQIEYATDELKHFLAVSNLVVSRAGSNAICEFLALKKPNLLIPLSKNASRGDQILNANSFKKQGFSNVLYEEDLSKDSLIENINILSKQQTVHINTMNSSSLNNSIDKILNEIDILCKS
- a CDS encoding CvpA family protein produces the protein MKRLSLKISIILCFIFLASLFYYIYLPVINIHSSDLWIFVIGLLFIGISIYKIVKFRNANPKIINFTIFLAILLAIVYVIGLILSSPIISAKKYQSLINIKDSNFTQDIKQISYDEIPLVDKDTAINLGSRKMGSMVDMVSQFEVNNLYTQINYKSKPTRVTPLDYGNIFKWLTNRKNGIPAYMMIDMATQEVNLVKLDKGIKYSFSEPLNRNVNRYLRFNYPTYIFDKINFEIDDNGTPYWICPVKTYSIGLFGGPILKKVILLNAITGELKEYNIKDVPNWVDSVYSADLLISYYNYYGMLKNGYLNSILGQKGCLKTTEGYNYIALNDDVYVYTGVTSVGGDKSNVGFVLMNQRTGEAKYYTISGAQETSAMASAEGQVQNLGYKATFPILLNISNQPTYFMSLKDGAGLVKKYAMVNIEKYQIVAIGDTVSECENNYIDLLYKSNISVNNNIKSNNIQGKITYLKEIIIDGNSYIFIKIDNNEKYFAIPIKDNLNILNYNLNDNISLTYEEQKNYNLIKTIS